A portion of the Anthonomus grandis grandis chromosome 7, icAntGran1.3, whole genome shotgun sequence genome contains these proteins:
- the LOC126738698 gene encoding general transcription factor IIH subunit 1 isoform X1 produces the protein MSTSSEDVLLQVPSVRYKKGDGSLFLMDQRLIWMVEHRDTVVVSHSYADIKSQKISPEGKAKVQLQVVLHNGVSSTFHFTNTKGLQAQLADRDKIKDMLQTLLPKFKRKVDKELEEKNNLLSTNPILFQLYKDLVMTEVVSSEEFWTQHAQQHLQKKKQAPQEIGVSGAFLADIKPQTDGCNGLKYNITPDIIECIFKTYPAVKKKYLENVPNKLTEAQFWTKFFQSHYFHRDRKYAENKDLFTECGKIDDQELKKDIQAGVKDPLVNLTEFEDKTLEEGYGTSAEKPSSTIGTASQAMIKRFNQHSIMVLKATKNKAHDTQSSEGSQQVSDSSSFEAAGEPINKKQKILEKITYDDLEGEDNQKNGNVHLNLSKVERYLHGPMPDAGGEHINSNESAHLTRSVLQEARQWQARPHAPNFNLVTPSAAIMALGDLSPGGALMRGFQEQSLAQLVPPHIEKDLRNLYLALCELLSHFWKAFPPTTPNGEQHLIKMNEALQRFQTVKLKPFEAKLIRELTPLSQQLTKHLNQLLNAAYQKFSTWQKMKAR, from the exons CCCAAAAAATCTCGCCAGAAGGAAAAGCCAAAGTACAACTTCAAGTCGTCCTACACAATGGAGTCTCTTCTACATTTCATTTCACGAATACCAAGGGTCTACAAGCACAATTGGCCGACAgagataaaattaaagatatgctACAAACATTACTACCCaaatttaagagaaaagttGACAAAGAGctagaagaaaaaaacaatttgttgtCAACTAATCCCATTTTGTTCCAGTTGTATAAAGATTTGGTTATGACTGAGGTAGTAAGTTCTGAAGAGTTTTGGACTCAGCATGCTCAGCAACATTTGCAGAAGAAAAAGCAAGCTCCACAAGAAATTG gaGTTTCTGGCGCATTCCTAGCAGATATCAAGCCACAAACTGATGGCTGTAATGGTCTAAAATACAATATTACCCCTGATATTATTGAGTGCATTTTCAAAACATACCCAGCTGTGaagaagaaatatttagaaaatgttcCCAATAAATTAACTGAGGCTCAATTTTGGACTAAGTTTTTTCAGAGTCACTATTTTCACAG AGATCGAAAATATGCAGAAAATAAAGACCTATTCACCGAATGTGGTAAAATCGATGACCAAgaattgaaaaaagatattcaaGCAGGAGTAAAAGATCCTCTAGTCAATCTAACTGAGTTTGAAGACAAAACCCTAGAAGAAGGTTATGGAACAAGTGCAGAAAAACCTTCTAGTACTATTGGTACTGCTAGCCAAGCAATGATTAAGAGGTTTAACCAGCATTCTATTATG GTATTAAAAGCAACGAAAAATAAAGCACATGATACTCAATCTTCTGAAGGGTCTCAACAAGTTAGTGACAGTAGTAGCTTTGAAGCGGCGGGCGAACCTAtcaacaaaaagcaaaaaattttggaaaaaatcacgTATGATGATCTAGAAGGGGAGGACaaccaaaaaaatggaaatgttCACTTAAACTTGTCAAAG GTTGAGAGATATCTTCACGGTCCAATGCCAGACGCAGGAGGTGAACATATAAATTCCAACGAGTCTGCGCATTTGACGCGCAGCGTCTTACAAGAAGCGAGACAATGGCAAGCTAGACCGCATGCGCCGAACTTTAATCTAGTGACGCCTTCAGCTGCCATTATGGCCTTGGGAGATCTGTCTCCAGGTGGTGCCCTTATGAGGGGATTCCAAGAACAGTCTCTTGCAC AACTAGTACCGCCACATATAGAAAAAGACTTGAGGAATCTATATTTAGCTCTGTGCGAGCTTTTGAGTCATTTTTGGAAAGCATTTCCGCCAACCACTCCGAATGGGGAACAGCAccttataaaaatgaatgaaGCTTTGCAAAGGTTTCAAACTGTGAAGCTAAAACCCTTTGAG gcaaAATTAATTAGAGAATTGACTCCTCTTTCGCAGCAACTGACAAAACATCTTAATCAGCTCCTAAATGCGGCTTATCAAAAATTTAGTACTTGGCAAAAAATGAAAGCCAggtag
- the LOC126738698 gene encoding general transcription factor IIH subunit 1 isoform X2, with protein sequence MLILSVRRYLAQKISPEGKAKVQLQVVLHNGVSSTFHFTNTKGLQAQLADRDKIKDMLQTLLPKFKRKVDKELEEKNNLLSTNPILFQLYKDLVMTEVVSSEEFWTQHAQQHLQKKKQAPQEIGVSGAFLADIKPQTDGCNGLKYNITPDIIECIFKTYPAVKKKYLENVPNKLTEAQFWTKFFQSHYFHRDRKYAENKDLFTECGKIDDQELKKDIQAGVKDPLVNLTEFEDKTLEEGYGTSAEKPSSTIGTASQAMIKRFNQHSIMVLKATKNKAHDTQSSEGSQQVSDSSSFEAAGEPINKKQKILEKITYDDLEGEDNQKNGNVHLNLSKVERYLHGPMPDAGGEHINSNESAHLTRSVLQEARQWQARPHAPNFNLVTPSAAIMALGDLSPGGALMRGFQEQSLAQLVPPHIEKDLRNLYLALCELLSHFWKAFPPTTPNGEQHLIKMNEALQRFQTVKLKPFEAKLIRELTPLSQQLTKHLNQLLNAAYQKFSTWQKMKAR encoded by the exons CCCAAAAAATCTCGCCAGAAGGAAAAGCCAAAGTACAACTTCAAGTCGTCCTACACAATGGAGTCTCTTCTACATTTCATTTCACGAATACCAAGGGTCTACAAGCACAATTGGCCGACAgagataaaattaaagatatgctACAAACATTACTACCCaaatttaagagaaaagttGACAAAGAGctagaagaaaaaaacaatttgttgtCAACTAATCCCATTTTGTTCCAGTTGTATAAAGATTTGGTTATGACTGAGGTAGTAAGTTCTGAAGAGTTTTGGACTCAGCATGCTCAGCAACATTTGCAGAAGAAAAAGCAAGCTCCACAAGAAATTG gaGTTTCTGGCGCATTCCTAGCAGATATCAAGCCACAAACTGATGGCTGTAATGGTCTAAAATACAATATTACCCCTGATATTATTGAGTGCATTTTCAAAACATACCCAGCTGTGaagaagaaatatttagaaaatgttcCCAATAAATTAACTGAGGCTCAATTTTGGACTAAGTTTTTTCAGAGTCACTATTTTCACAG AGATCGAAAATATGCAGAAAATAAAGACCTATTCACCGAATGTGGTAAAATCGATGACCAAgaattgaaaaaagatattcaaGCAGGAGTAAAAGATCCTCTAGTCAATCTAACTGAGTTTGAAGACAAAACCCTAGAAGAAGGTTATGGAACAAGTGCAGAAAAACCTTCTAGTACTATTGGTACTGCTAGCCAAGCAATGATTAAGAGGTTTAACCAGCATTCTATTATG GTATTAAAAGCAACGAAAAATAAAGCACATGATACTCAATCTTCTGAAGGGTCTCAACAAGTTAGTGACAGTAGTAGCTTTGAAGCGGCGGGCGAACCTAtcaacaaaaagcaaaaaattttggaaaaaatcacgTATGATGATCTAGAAGGGGAGGACaaccaaaaaaatggaaatgttCACTTAAACTTGTCAAAG GTTGAGAGATATCTTCACGGTCCAATGCCAGACGCAGGAGGTGAACATATAAATTCCAACGAGTCTGCGCATTTGACGCGCAGCGTCTTACAAGAAGCGAGACAATGGCAAGCTAGACCGCATGCGCCGAACTTTAATCTAGTGACGCCTTCAGCTGCCATTATGGCCTTGGGAGATCTGTCTCCAGGTGGTGCCCTTATGAGGGGATTCCAAGAACAGTCTCTTGCAC AACTAGTACCGCCACATATAGAAAAAGACTTGAGGAATCTATATTTAGCTCTGTGCGAGCTTTTGAGTCATTTTTGGAAAGCATTTCCGCCAACCACTCCGAATGGGGAACAGCAccttataaaaatgaatgaaGCTTTGCAAAGGTTTCAAACTGTGAAGCTAAAACCCTTTGAG gcaaAATTAATTAGAGAATTGACTCCTCTTTCGCAGCAACTGACAAAACATCTTAATCAGCTCCTAAATGCGGCTTATCAAAAATTTAGTACTTGGCAAAAAATGAAAGCCAggtag